In one Pseudomonas sp. SCA2728.1_7 genomic region, the following are encoded:
- a CDS encoding FAD-binding oxidoreductase, which translates to MTVEKADVVIVGGGLMGSAAAFFLRRRGHSVILLERDQIGQYASGVNFGNVRRQGRYLGQLELANRSWALWKRLPELIDDDLEFIASGHMRVCYRDDEIAELEAYANAPEAAQLDLQIYRGQALHERFPFLGPDVKGGSYAPHDGHANPRLAAPAFARAARRLGARIEEQTEVAEVQKVAGDFRVSTTDGRQFSAAQLLITAGAWGQKLSQQFGEPVPLDTHGPQMAVTEPVPYALPTVIGVYTKIAEEVIYFRQIPRGNIVIGGGYRSKPDMLNRRAYFEPRSLLNQMAQMRRLLPGVGNLNIIRVWSGIEGYLPDSLPIMGPSGTVDGLFYAFGFCGHGFQLGPGVGDVMAELISTGSTSTSIEPFSIRRFATLTEQRSKAS; encoded by the coding sequence ATGACTGTTGAAAAAGCTGATGTGGTGATTGTCGGCGGTGGCTTGATGGGCTCGGCGGCAGCGTTTTTCCTGCGTCGTCGCGGGCACTCGGTGATCCTGCTTGAGCGTGACCAGATCGGCCAGTACGCCAGCGGTGTCAACTTCGGCAATGTCCGTCGTCAGGGCCGCTATCTGGGGCAACTGGAACTGGCCAACCGTTCATGGGCATTGTGGAAGCGCTTGCCGGAACTGATCGATGACGATCTGGAGTTCATCGCCAGCGGGCACATGCGCGTGTGTTATCGCGACGACGAAATTGCCGAACTCGAGGCGTATGCCAACGCGCCGGAAGCGGCGCAACTGGATCTGCAAATCTACCGTGGCCAAGCGTTGCATGAGCGCTTTCCCTTCCTTGGCCCAGACGTCAAGGGTGGCTCTTACGCTCCGCACGATGGTCACGCCAATCCACGCCTGGCGGCACCTGCATTTGCCCGGGCAGCACGGCGTCTGGGGGCGCGGATCGAGGAACAGACTGAAGTGGCCGAAGTGCAAAAGGTTGCTGGCGATTTTCGCGTCAGCACCACCGATGGCCGCCAGTTCAGCGCGGCACAGTTGTTGATTACTGCCGGTGCGTGGGGGCAGAAGCTGTCGCAACAATTCGGCGAACCGGTGCCGCTGGACACCCACGGCCCGCAAATGGCCGTGACCGAGCCGGTGCCGTACGCGTTGCCGACGGTGATTGGCGTTTACACTAAAATTGCCGAGGAAGTGATCTATTTTCGACAGATTCCGCGCGGCAACATCGTCATCGGTGGCGGCTACCGCAGCAAGCCGGACATGCTCAATCGCCGCGCCTATTTCGAGCCGCGCAGCCTGCTCAATCAGATGGCACAGATGCGGCGCCTGCTGCCAGGTGTCGGCAATCTGAACATCATCCGCGTCTGGAGTGGCATTGAAGGTTATCTGCCGGACTCCTTGCCGATCATGGGACCGAGCGGCACGGTTGACGGTTTGTTCTATGCCTTCGGGTTCTGCGGTCACGGCTTCCAGCTTGGCCCTGGCGTGGGTGACGTCATGGCCGAACTGATCAGCACCGGCAGCACCAGCACTTCGATTGAACCGTTCTCCATCCGCCGGTTCGCCACCCTGACCGAGCAACGGAGCAAAGCCTCATGA
- the argE gene encoding acetylornithine deacetylase — translation MKPRVLEILKRLLAFDTVSSQSNMALIDYVRELLLSKGIESLIVKDETGKKANLFASTGPQTLPGILLSGHTDVVPAAGQAWTLEPFQATLQDGRIYGRGSCDMKGFIALAIDAMLDAADHSLNRPLQLALSHDEETGCVGVRRLLDVLHLAPVRPFLCLIGEPTNMQFVLGHKGKGSYRTYCRGLEAHSSLAPRSVNAIHVACDFIAALRDSQRQLQEQGAQDTDYDVPYTTVHVGQIGGGRALNIVPNLCTLDFEVRNLPADDLDQFLAQMQERAELIVREARLLSSVAAIEIETLNVYPGLDTHPSVEAVRFLKNFAAPDTGVSKVSFGTEGGLFKQRLDVPVVVCGPGSIEQAHKPDEFIEVSQMEAGERFLQGLLGSLKQ, via the coding sequence ATGAAGCCGCGCGTACTGGAGATTCTCAAGCGTTTGTTGGCGTTCGACACAGTCTCTTCGCAGTCGAACATGGCCCTGATTGACTACGTCCGCGAATTGCTGCTGAGCAAGGGCATCGAGTCGCTGATCGTCAAAGACGAAACCGGCAAGAAAGCCAACCTGTTCGCCAGCACCGGCCCGCAAACCTTGCCGGGTATCCTGCTGTCCGGGCACACCGACGTCGTGCCGGCGGCAGGGCAGGCGTGGACGCTTGAGCCGTTTCAGGCGACGCTGCAGGACGGGCGAATTTACGGGCGCGGCAGTTGCGACATGAAGGGTTTCATTGCCTTGGCCATCGACGCGATGCTCGACGCTGCCGACCATTCGCTGAACCGGCCTTTGCAACTGGCATTGTCCCACGACGAAGAAACCGGCTGCGTCGGTGTGCGGCGCTTGCTCGACGTTTTGCATCTGGCTCCGGTGCGCCCGTTTCTGTGCCTGATTGGCGAGCCGACCAACATGCAGTTCGTACTCGGGCACAAGGGCAAGGGCTCCTATCGCACCTACTGTCGTGGCCTGGAAGCGCATTCCTCACTGGCGCCTCGCTCGGTCAATGCGATTCACGTGGCTTGCGACTTTATCGCCGCACTGCGCGACAGTCAGCGCCAATTGCAGGAGCAGGGCGCACAGGATACGGATTACGACGTGCCTTACACCACGGTGCATGTCGGTCAGATTGGTGGCGGGCGGGCCCTGAATATCGTGCCCAATCTGTGCACTCTGGACTTCGAGGTGCGCAACTTGCCGGCCGATGATCTGGACCAGTTTCTCGCGCAGATGCAGGAGCGCGCCGAGCTGATCGTGCGCGAGGCGCGTTTACTGTCGAGCGTCGCCGCCATCGAGATCGAAACGCTGAACGTCTATCCTGGGCTCGACACGCATCCGAGCGTCGAAGCCGTGCGCTTTCTGAAAAACTTCGCCGCGCCGGATACCGGTGTGTCCAAGGTGTCTTTCGGCACGGAAGGCGGTTTGTTCAAGCAGCGTCTGGATGTGCCGGTGGTGGTGTGCGGGCCGGGTTCGATCGAGCAGGCGCACAAGCCCGATGAGTTTATCGAGGTCAGTCAGATGGAGGCCGGGGAACGCTTTCTTCAGGGTTTGCTGGGGTCGCTGAAACAATGA
- a CDS encoding NAD-dependent succinate-semialdehyde dehydrogenase, which produces MLKNRLKDSSLLAELAYVDGQWIGADDAATIDVIDPASGQLLARVPAMQGAETRRAIEAADKAWPAWRARPAAERATLLERWYQAMVDNLDDLALIMTCEQGKPLSEAKGEIRYGAGFVKWFAEEARRVYGETMPAPGGDRRLLTLKQPVGVCAAITPWNFPNAMITRKCAPALAAGCPIIVKPSDLTPLSALALAVLAERVGIPAGVFNVVTGMPAGIGEELTGNPTVRKISFTGSTPVGRLLMRQSAEHIKRLSLELGGNAPFIVFDDADLEQAVAGVMLSKFRNAGQTCVCANRILVQNGIYERFAQRLVEEVGKLKVGNGLEADVTIGPLINPAAVNKVARHIDDALTQGARLLCGGMPDASSQFVQPTVLGDAHAGMLLANEETFGPVAPLMRFDNEAQALALANATPYGLGAYYFTQDLRRSWRFGEALEFGMVGLNTGIISMDVAPFGGIKQSGLGREGSKYGLDEYLEVKAFHIGGL; this is translated from the coding sequence ATGCTCAAGAATCGTTTGAAAGACTCCAGCCTTTTGGCAGAACTCGCTTATGTAGACGGGCAGTGGATCGGCGCCGATGACGCCGCGACCATTGACGTTATTGATCCGGCCAGCGGTCAGTTGCTTGCCCGGGTGCCGGCCATGCAAGGCGCGGAGACCCGCCGCGCCATCGAGGCCGCCGACAAGGCCTGGCCAGCCTGGCGTGCGCGCCCGGCCGCCGAGCGCGCCACTTTGCTCGAGCGTTGGTATCAGGCCATGGTCGACAACCTCGATGATCTGGCACTGATCATGACCTGCGAACAGGGCAAGCCGCTGAGCGAGGCCAAAGGCGAAATCCGCTACGGTGCCGGGTTCGTCAAGTGGTTCGCTGAAGAGGCCCGCCGGGTCTACGGCGAAACCATGCCGGCACCTGGCGGCGACCGTCGGCTGCTGACCTTGAAACAACCGGTCGGCGTCTGCGCGGCGATCACGCCGTGGAACTTCCCCAATGCGATGATCACCCGAAAATGCGCGCCGGCGCTGGCGGCGGGTTGCCCGATCATTGTCAAACCGTCGGATCTCACACCGTTGTCGGCGCTGGCGCTGGCGGTATTGGCAGAGCGTGTCGGTATTCCGGCCGGTGTGTTCAATGTGGTGACCGGAATGCCCGCCGGCATTGGCGAAGAGCTGACCGGCAACCCGACAGTTCGCAAGATTTCCTTTACCGGCTCGACCCCTGTAGGGCGTTTGCTGATGCGCCAGAGCGCCGAGCATATCAAGCGCTTGAGTCTGGAGTTGGGCGGTAACGCGCCCTTCATTGTCTTCGATGACGCCGATCTGGAGCAGGCCGTGGCCGGGGTCATGCTCAGCAAATTTCGCAATGCCGGCCAGACTTGCGTGTGTGCCAACCGCATTCTTGTGCAAAACGGCATCTATGAACGCTTCGCTCAGCGACTGGTGGAAGAGGTCGGCAAGCTCAAGGTCGGTAATGGCCTGGAGGCTGACGTCACGATTGGCCCGCTGATCAACCCGGCCGCAGTAAACAAAGTCGCGCGGCACATCGACGATGCGCTGACCCAGGGCGCGCGCTTGCTCTGTGGCGGCATGCCTGATGCCAGCAGTCAGTTCGTGCAACCCACCGTTCTGGGCGATGCCCATGCCGGCATGCTGCTGGCCAACGAAGAAACCTTCGGCCCGGTGGCGCCGTTGATGCGGTTTGACAATGAGGCGCAAGCGCTCGCCCTGGCCAATGCCACGCCGTATGGCTTGGGTGCCTACTATTTCACCCAGGATCTGCGCCGCTCCTGGCGGTTCGGCGAAGCGCTGGAGTTCGGCATGGTCGGCCTCAATACCGGAATCATCTCCATGGACGTCGCGCCGTTCGGCGGTATCAAGCAATCGGGGCTGGGCCGCGAGGGCAGCAAGTACGGCCTGGATGAATACCTTGAAGTCAAAGCCTTCCACATCGGCGGGCTGTAA
- a CDS encoding FAD-dependent oxidoreductase: MAIARIVIVGAGPAGIRCAETLVAAGFKPTLIDENRRDGGQIYRRQPEGFTRNYATLYGSEAHKAQDLHQSFDRLRERIDYRPDTLVWNLTPGQLCCVSQGRHSTLDYDALLLCTGATDRLMPIEGWQLAGTYSLGGAQIALKSQAVSIGRSVVFMGSGPLLYLVASQYVKAGATVAAVLDTSPLHKRIGALPKLLARPGVLLTGMKLLAQLYRAKIPVHLGVEPLQVLGDSASGVSGVRIRTGKGETLSLDCDAVALGYHLRPETQLADLAGCRMAFDQASGQWWVAVDDAGRTSVSGVYAAGDGAKVRGADAAEHAGRLVAMALLEDLNQPVNAGLRDQQRQALVVMEQFRLGLAQAFPWPAQQAAALPDAAIVCRCEMISAGELRRTVSEKGACEVNRAKAFSRVGMGRCQGRYCSQAGAEVIAAAAGVSVQQVGRQRGQAPVKPLSMFTEEVSP, encoded by the coding sequence ATGGCCATTGCACGCATAGTCATTGTCGGCGCCGGGCCGGCGGGCATTCGTTGCGCCGAAACGCTGGTGGCGGCCGGTTTCAAACCGACGCTGATCGATGAAAATCGCCGCGATGGCGGACAAATCTATCGTCGCCAGCCCGAGGGATTCACCCGCAATTACGCCACGCTGTACGGCAGCGAAGCGCATAAGGCGCAAGACCTGCATCAGAGCTTTGATCGCCTGCGCGAGCGGATCGACTATCGCCCGGACACCCTGGTGTGGAACCTCACGCCGGGACAATTGTGCTGCGTCAGTCAGGGCCGGCACTCGACGCTGGATTACGACGCGTTGCTGCTCTGCACGGGGGCCACTGACCGGCTGATGCCGATTGAAGGCTGGCAACTGGCGGGCACTTACAGCCTTGGCGGGGCGCAGATTGCGCTCAAGTCGCAAGCGGTGTCGATTGGTCGCAGCGTTGTGTTCATGGGCAGCGGGCCGTTGCTGTATCTGGTTGCCAGTCAGTATGTGAAAGCCGGGGCGACGGTGGCCGCGGTGCTGGACACCTCGCCGCTGCACAAGCGTATCGGCGCACTGCCGAAATTGCTCGCGCGCCCGGGCGTGCTGTTGACCGGGATGAAATTGTTGGCGCAGTTGTATCGGGCAAAGATACCGGTGCATCTCGGCGTCGAGCCGTTGCAGGTACTGGGTGATTCAGCCAGCGGCGTCAGCGGCGTGCGGATACGCACCGGTAAAGGTGAAACGCTGAGTCTGGATTGCGACGCCGTGGCGCTGGGTTATCACTTGCGTCCGGAAACTCAGTTGGCGGATCTGGCGGGATGCCGGATGGCGTTTGACCAGGCGTCCGGCCAGTGGTGGGTGGCGGTCGACGACGCGGGGCGCACGTCGGTCAGCGGTGTCTACGCTGCCGGCGACGGCGCGAAGGTTCGCGGTGCCGATGCGGCTGAGCACGCCGGGCGACTGGTGGCCATGGCCTTGCTGGAAGATTTGAACCAACCGGTAAACGCCGGTCTGCGTGACCAACAACGGCAGGCGCTGGTGGTGATGGAACAGTTTCGTCTTGGCCTGGCGCAAGCCTTTCCCTGGCCTGCGCAGCAAGCCGCGGCGTTGCCGGACGCTGCCATTGTCTGTCGGTGCGAAATGATCAGCGCCGGTGAGCTGCGCCGCACTGTCAGCGAGAAGGGCGCCTGTGAGGTCAACCGTGCCAAAGCGTTCAGCCGGGTCGGCATGGGCCGCTGTCAGGGCCGTTATTGTTCCCAGGCCGGGGCCGAGGTGATCGCGGCAGCGGCGGGTGTCAGCGTGCAGCAGGTCGGTCGACAACGCGGCCAGGCGCCGGTCAAACCGCTTTCGATGTTCACCGAGGAGGTGTCGCCATGA
- a CDS encoding ABC transporter ATP-binding protein, producing MSQLIRVEDLRVVACGERGESEIVKGVSFALEKGEVLALIGESGSGKTTIALALLGYARRGCRLSGGVVQVGEHDMLALSEKELQKLRGNRVSYIAQSAAAAFNPAKRLLDQVVEGALIHGLGTRAVLEAKAIALFRDLALPNPERIGQRYPHQVSGGQLQRVMAAMALISDPLLVVLDEPTTALDVTTQIDVLRAFKRVVRERGATAVYVSHDLAVVAQMADQIVVLNGGRIFEQSATAPLLKGPAHEYTRSLLAAARPDTSIRPPCGIAEEQPLLTIKGLTAGYGNKNTHGMPAIRVLEDIDLTVRRGQAIGVIGESGSGKSTLARVVAGLLCPALGGLTFDGQPLGGCLSERTDEQFRRIQMVFQNADTALNPMHSVSTILGRPLKMYFGLKGAALHERIGELLDLVRLPRTLAERRPNELSGGQKQRVNLARALAAKPDLILCDEVTSALDTVVGAAILELLRDLRQELGVSYLFISHDISTVRALCDDIVVMYSGHKVQAGTRQAFAQPPFHPYTDMLIHSVPELRQGWLENCGTTCGELPPVGARSDEPELCTFLDRCPVRVDGLCNRSAPPRHSIDGGSEILCHHDSVELLKTQRDVINLSQGAYA from the coding sequence ATGAGCCAATTGATTCGAGTCGAAGACTTGCGGGTGGTCGCGTGTGGCGAGCGCGGTGAAAGCGAAATCGTCAAAGGCGTGAGTTTCGCCCTGGAAAAAGGCGAAGTATTGGCGCTGATCGGTGAGTCCGGGTCGGGCAAAACCACCATCGCCCTGGCCTTGCTCGGGTACGCCCGGCGTGGCTGCCGTTTGTCCGGCGGCGTGGTGCAGGTCGGTGAGCACGACATGCTGGCCCTCAGCGAAAAAGAACTGCAGAAGCTGCGCGGCAACCGCGTGTCGTACATCGCGCAGAGCGCGGCGGCAGCGTTCAATCCGGCAAAAAGACTGCTCGATCAAGTGGTGGAGGGCGCATTGATTCACGGTTTGGGCACCCGTGCGGTGCTCGAGGCCAAAGCCATCGCGTTGTTTCGCGACCTCGCATTACCGAACCCTGAGCGCATTGGCCAACGTTATCCGCATCAGGTGTCGGGCGGGCAATTGCAACGGGTGATGGCGGCGATGGCGCTGATCAGCGATCCGCTGCTGGTGGTCCTCGATGAACCGACCACCGCTCTCGATGTGACCACCCAGATCGACGTGTTGCGTGCCTTCAAGCGGGTGGTTCGTGAACGGGGTGCGACCGCTGTCTACGTGTCCCACGATCTGGCGGTGGTGGCGCAAATGGCTGACCAGATTGTGGTGCTCAATGGCGGCCGGATATTCGAACAGAGCGCTACCGCGCCGTTGTTGAAGGGGCCGGCCCATGAATACACCCGCAGCCTGTTGGCCGCCGCGCGCCCGGACACCTCGATCCGGCCACCCTGCGGCATTGCCGAAGAGCAACCGCTGCTGACCATCAAAGGCCTGACCGCAGGCTACGGCAACAAGAACACGCACGGCATGCCGGCGATCCGCGTACTGGAAGACATTGATCTGACCGTGCGTCGCGGGCAGGCCATTGGCGTGATCGGTGAGTCCGGTTCCGGCAAGTCGACGCTGGCGCGGGTGGTGGCGGGGTTGCTGTGTCCGGCGCTGGGCGGGTTGACCTTCGATGGTCAGCCACTTGGCGGCTGCCTGTCCGAGCGCACCGACGAGCAGTTCCGACGGATACAGATGGTCTTTCAAAACGCCGATACCGCGCTTAACCCGATGCACAGTGTCAGCACCATCCTCGGTCGGCCGCTGAAAATGTATTTCGGCCTCAAGGGCGCGGCGTTGCACGAACGAATCGGCGAACTGCTCGATCTGGTGCGTTTGCCCCGAACCCTGGCCGAACGTCGCCCGAATGAACTGTCCGGCGGGCAAAAACAACGGGTCAACCTGGCGCGTGCGCTGGCGGCAAAACCGGATTTGATCCTGTGCGATGAAGTGACCTCGGCACTGGACACGGTGGTGGGTGCGGCGATTCTCGAACTGTTGCGCGATCTGCGTCAGGAGCTGGGCGTTTCGTACCTGTTTATCAGTCACGACATCTCCACCGTTCGCGCGCTGTGCGATGACATTGTGGTGATGTACAGCGGCCACAAAGTTCAGGCCGGGACGCGTCAGGCATTTGCCCAGCCGCCGTTTCACCCCTACACCGACATGCTGATTCATTCTGTCCCGGAACTGCGCCAGGGCTGGCTGGAGAATTGCGGCACGACGTGTGGGGAACTGCCGCCGGTGGGGGCCAGATCCGACGAACCAGAACTGTGTACGTTTCTCGACCGCTGTCCGGTGCGGGTCGATGGACTGTGCAATCGCAGCGCGCCGCCGCGTCACAGCATTGACGGCGGCAGTGAAATTCTCTGTCACCACGACAGCGTCGAACTGCTGAAAACCCAGCGCGATGTCATCAATCTGAGTCAGGGAGCCTATGCATGA
- a CDS encoding ABC transporter substrate-binding protein: MTDNKNDSPLISGEESLRVFEGLNRGMSRRHALQMLGVAGVAAAGAGSLFGAAGKLFADEAATPGKGKPGGRIRVAGMSSSTADTLDPAKGALSTDYVRHYMFYNGLTRFDSHLVPQLELAERIDNTDATVWTITLRKDVTFHNGKTLSAADVVFSLSRHKDPLTGSKVMPLMEQFVEIKATGTNEVQIRLSAPNAELPSILAVSHLLIVPEGTTDFNQGIGTGPFKVKEFKPGVRSVAARNTGYWKPGLPYLDEIEFIAIGDEPSRVNALLSGDVHMINEVNPRSTTRIKASAKHRVVDAPSGNYTDLIIRQDQMPGKSAEFTQAMKYLLDREQVKSAVFLGFAVVGNDHPIAPGSRYYNADLPQTVYDPEKARFLLKKAGMENISMPLVASPAATGSVDIAVLLQQSAKQAGLKLDVNRLPSDGYWSNHWMKHPLSFGNINPRPNADVMFSQFFQSKAPWNESGWQNDQFDQLLMLARAETDDAKRSKMYADMQTLVHDHSGIGVPVFISNIDGVDQRIKGYSSNPLGGFMGYMFAEQVWLDA; the protein is encoded by the coding sequence ATGACTGACAACAAGAACGACTCACCCCTGATCTCCGGCGAAGAAAGCCTGCGGGTTTTCGAGGGCCTCAATCGTGGCATGTCACGCCGTCATGCCCTGCAAATGCTCGGTGTCGCGGGGGTCGCCGCGGCGGGCGCCGGCAGCCTGTTTGGCGCCGCCGGCAAGCTGTTCGCCGATGAAGCGGCAACACCGGGCAAAGGCAAACCGGGCGGGCGCATTCGTGTCGCCGGGATGTCCAGTTCCACGGCGGACACCCTCGACCCGGCCAAAGGCGCGTTGTCCACCGATTATGTGCGCCACTACATGTTCTACAACGGCCTGACCCGATTCGACTCGCATCTGGTGCCGCAACTGGAACTGGCTGAGCGCATCGACAACACCGACGCCACCGTGTGGACCATCACCCTGCGCAAAGACGTGACCTTCCACAACGGCAAGACCCTGAGCGCCGCCGACGTGGTGTTTTCGTTGTCGCGACACAAGGACCCGCTCACCGGTTCGAAAGTCATGCCGCTGATGGAGCAGTTCGTCGAGATCAAGGCTACCGGCACCAACGAAGTACAGATCCGTCTGAGCGCCCCCAACGCAGAGCTGCCGTCGATTCTCGCGGTGTCGCACTTGCTGATCGTTCCCGAGGGCACCACCGACTTCAATCAGGGCATCGGCACCGGGCCGTTCAAGGTCAAGGAATTCAAACCGGGCGTGCGTTCGGTGGCTGCGCGCAACACCGGTTACTGGAAACCAGGCCTGCCGTACCTCGACGAAATCGAGTTCATCGCCATTGGTGACGAACCGTCGCGGGTCAACGCGCTGCTTTCCGGCGACGTACACATGATCAATGAGGTCAATCCGCGTTCTACCACCCGGATCAAGGCCAGTGCCAAGCATCGGGTCGTTGATGCGCCGTCGGGCAACTACACTGATTTGATCATTCGTCAGGATCAGATGCCCGGCAAAAGCGCCGAATTCACCCAGGCGATGAAGTATCTGCTCGACCGCGAGCAGGTCAAATCGGCGGTATTCCTTGGCTTTGCCGTGGTCGGCAACGACCATCCGATTGCGCCGGGTTCGCGCTATTACAACGCCGACCTGCCACAAACCGTCTATGACCCGGAAAAAGCCCGGTTCCTGCTGAAGAAAGCCGGGATGGAAAACATCAGCATGCCGCTGGTCGCTTCGCCGGCCGCCACCGGTTCAGTGGACATCGCGGTGCTGTTGCAGCAATCGGCGAAACAGGCCGGGCTGAAACTCGACGTCAACCGCCTGCCGAGCGACGGCTATTGGTCCAACCACTGGATGAAGCACCCGCTGAGCTTCGGCAACATCAACCCGCGGCCGAACGCCGACGTGATGTTCTCGCAGTTCTTCCAGTCGAAAGCGCCGTGGAACGAGTCCGGTTGGCAGAACGATCAGTTCGACCAACTGCTGATGCTCGCCCGCGCCGAAACCGACGACGCCAAGCGCAGCAAGATGTACGCCGATATGCAAACGCTGGTGCACGACCACAGCGGCATCGGCGTGCCGGTGTTCATCAGCAACATCGATGGCGTTGACCAGCGCATCAAAGGCTACAGCAGCAATCCGCTGGGCGGCTTCATGGGTTACATGTTCGCCGAGCAGGTCTGGCTGGACGCTTGA
- a CDS encoding (2Fe-2S)-binding protein, with the protein MSGRFVRLAEQGRPSVNLTVDGAQVQALQGDTLMVAVLTHGNALRQSEFDSGRRAGFCLMGACQDCWVWTRSGERLRACSNEVREGLDIVTTQPEAKWPLHA; encoded by the coding sequence ATGAGCGGGCGTTTTGTAAGGCTGGCCGAACAGGGGCGACCTAGTGTCAACCTGACGGTGGACGGTGCGCAGGTGCAAGCGTTGCAGGGTGACACGTTGATGGTTGCCGTACTGACTCACGGCAATGCCTTGCGTCAATCGGAGTTTGATTCAGGTCGACGCGCCGGGTTCTGCCTGATGGGCGCCTGCCAGGATTGCTGGGTCTGGACGCGCAGCGGCGAGCGTTTGCGCGCCTGTTCCAATGAAGTGCGTGAAGGCCTGGACATTGTCACCACGCAACCGGAGGCAAAATGGCCATTGCACGCATAG
- a CDS encoding ABC transporter permease — protein sequence MNSNTLWLIGRRMGAAIVTLLIVSMVVFAITAVLPGDAAQQSLGQFATPEQVAALRLKLGLDQPGVLRYLHWLMNLLSGDMGLSVSNAMPVGELMAGRVPNTLMLAGATALVSVPVALILGIGSAMGRGGRLDSLLSFFTLAMVAVPEFLVATLAVLIFAVNLGWLSALSYASDITSPWQFMRTYALPVMTLCCVIVAQMARMTRAAVIDQLDSPYVEMARLKGVSPIRIVLRHALPNAIGPIANAIALSLSYLLGGVVIVETIFNYPGIASLMVDAVTNRDMALVQACTMLFCTAYLGLVLLADLCAILSNPRLRNQ from the coding sequence ATGAACAGCAACACCTTGTGGTTGATCGGCCGGCGCATGGGCGCCGCGATCGTGACGTTGTTGATTGTGTCCATGGTCGTGTTCGCGATCACGGCGGTATTGCCGGGCGACGCCGCGCAACAATCGCTTGGGCAGTTCGCCACGCCGGAGCAGGTCGCGGCGTTGCGCCTGAAACTGGGACTCGATCAGCCCGGCGTGTTGCGCTACTTGCACTGGCTGATGAACTTGCTCAGTGGTGACATGGGCCTGTCGGTTTCCAACGCCATGCCGGTGGGTGAGTTGATGGCCGGGCGCGTCCCCAACACCTTGATGCTGGCCGGCGCTACCGCACTGGTTTCGGTACCGGTGGCGCTGATTCTGGGCATCGGTTCGGCGATGGGTAGGGGCGGGCGACTCGACAGCCTGCTGAGCTTTTTCACCCTGGCCATGGTCGCCGTTCCGGAGTTTCTGGTGGCGACCCTGGCGGTGTTGATCTTCGCGGTAAACCTGGGTTGGTTATCGGCGCTGTCCTATGCCAGCGACATCACTTCACCGTGGCAATTCATGCGCACTTACGCTTTACCGGTGATGACCCTGTGTTGCGTGATCGTCGCGCAAATGGCCCGCATGACCCGCGCAGCGGTGATCGATCAACTCGACAGCCCTTACGTGGAAATGGCCCGGCTCAAAGGGGTCAGCCCGATCCGTATCGTACTGCGGCACGCCTTGCCCAACGCCATCGGGCCGATTGCCAACGCCATCGCCCTGAGCCTCTCCTACCTGCTGGGCGGGGTGGTCATCGTCGAGACCATCTTCAACTATCCCGGTATCGCCAGCCTGATGGTCGATGCCGTGACCAACCGTGACATGGCACTGGTTCAGGCCTGCACCATGTTGTTCTGTACAGCGTATCTGGGGCTGGTGCTGCTCGCTGACCTGTGTGCCATCCTGTCCAACCCGAGGCTGAGAAACCAATGA
- a CDS encoding ABC transporter permease: MNNLIVKSTPSAPDLSVGKVSHGPAWLGLIGAAMCLLWLLVAMFGPWLAPHPVGEVVSDNVFDSISALYPFGTDYLGRDMLSRVLVGARFTVGLALIAAILASGLGTSCALLSVVSPKWLDEVISRLMDAFISIPSKMLALIMVSAFGSSVMLLVCTAVLSFAPGAFRIARSMAVNIEALEYVQVARTRGERRLYIACVEILPNMLNPVLTDLGLRFGFIVLLLSGMSFLGLGVQPPDADLGSLVRENIGGLNQGAPAIVIPALAIGTLTIGVNLFIDRLSSRRSRRSGGH, encoded by the coding sequence ATGAACAATCTCATTGTGAAATCGACGCCTTCAGCGCCCGACCTGTCGGTGGGCAAGGTGTCCCATGGCCCGGCCTGGCTGGGTCTGATCGGTGCTGCGATGTGCCTTCTGTGGTTGCTGGTGGCAATGTTCGGCCCGTGGCTGGCACCCCATCCGGTGGGCGAAGTGGTGTCGGACAATGTCTTCGACAGCATCAGTGCCCTGTACCCGTTCGGCACTGATTATCTGGGCCGTGACATGCTCAGCCGGGTGCTCGTCGGCGCCCGCTTCACGGTGGGCCTGGCGTTGATTGCGGCGATATTGGCCAGTGGCCTGGGCACCAGTTGCGCGCTGCTGTCGGTGGTGTCGCCAAAATGGCTGGACGAAGTGATCAGTCGCCTGATGGACGCGTTCATCTCGATCCCGAGCAAGATGCTCGCGCTGATCATGGTCTCGGCGTTTGGTTCGTCGGTGATGTTGCTGGTATGCACCGCCGTGCTGAGCTTCGCTCCCGGGGCCTTTCGCATTGCCCGCAGCATGGCCGTGAACATCGAGGCTTTGGAATACGTGCAAGTGGCGCGTACCCGTGGCGAACGGCGCCTGTACATTGCCTGTGTGGAAATCCTGCCGAACATGCTCAACCCGGTGCTGACCGATCTGGGCCTGCGGTTCGGCTTTATTGTGTTGCTGCTCAGTGGCATGAGCTTCCTTGGTCTGGGCGTGCAGCCACCCGACGCCGACCTTGGTTCGCTGGTGCGCGAAAATATCGGTGGACTCAATCAGGGCGCGCCGGCCATCGTCATTCCGGCACTGGCAATCGGCACCCTGACCATTGGCGTGAATCTGTTTATCGACAGGCTGTCGTCTCGCCGCAGTCGCCGTTCGGGAGGTCATTGA